From Apium graveolens cultivar Ventura unplaced genomic scaffold, ASM990537v1 ctg712, whole genome shotgun sequence, a single genomic window includes:
- the LOC141703863 gene encoding histidine-containing phosphotransfer protein 2-like: MDSLKQLQRHYVQFVKSLYREKNCGSPIFDMQKLSDDPQFLSVLANGFDNVWESVSHKLEIAIIGAKKVTTLCLAFEDHYSTQNYEACNNNHRRKVDRFHILDN; the protein is encoded by the exons ATGGATTCTCTTAAACAACTCCAGCGACACTATGTTCAGTTTGTAAAATCTCTGTATCGCGAG AAAAACTGTGGATCGCCAATTTTTGACATGCAAAAGCTGAGTGATGATCCGCAATTTCTTTCAGTTCTTGCGAATGGTTTTGATAATGTGTGGGAGAGTGTGTCACACAAGCTGGAAATTGCAAT CATTGGTGCTAAAAAGGTGACAACTCTATGCCTTGCCTTTGAAGATCATTACAGTACTCAGAACTATGAAGC CTGCAACAACAATCATCGGCGCAAGGTGGATCGGTTCCACATTCTGGATAATTAA